The Natator depressus isolate rNatDep1 chromosome 18, rNatDep2.hap1, whole genome shotgun sequence genomic interval CATCCTCTCACGAATCATCGTGGGAATATGTGCAGGTGAGTGAAAGGCGGTACGCAGGCGTAGGACAAAGGGGTAGGATTTTCTGGGCCAGGTTGGAGCGTGTGTCATAGCGGGTTGGTTTGCGAGGAGTATATTGTAGGGACAGTACCTGctgcagtgcaatgcagtgtctcCATGTCTGTCTCAGTCTGTGCTGTGCGCAGAGTGGGTGTGGTTCCCGGTAAACGAAGGAGACCAGGCTGGAACTTGAGCTCCATGGAAGTCTGTAAATGTagttgttttctttaataaatgtatACTGTTTAAGATAGACTGTGGTTCCATATGTCATGACAGCCGCGGCCTTGCTGACGATGACTCACTTCTCAGATATTTTGGGCAAAAGTTTATATTACCTGGTTCTTAAAACTCTAACCCCAAGCAGAACTCTTCCAAGCTAAGTCAGTAGAGGTGTGGCCAGCTCCATAAATCCATTCCAGGAATTAGCTGTATCTACCACAGGTAGAAAATTGGCACTGCTGTCTGATAGGTTCAGGGCCCTTGGAATCTATTATACCTACATGGACTACAGAAGAACGGAGTGGTTCAAGCTGTGTGGGTGGGGGATTCTGTCTGACCCGGTCTACCTGTTCTACAGCACCTCATATGTAGGCAGCATTATGTAAGTAATGATCCTCCAGATCTGATTAGGATCAATTCACTGACTCTAATCCAATGACACCTAAACTCTACTCTGAAGTTTACTAGGGGATCTGCATGTCCCATAAAGATGTAACAGGTAaacaggagggtctgggtataaGGCCAGATTTATCCCCAGTGTAAACCTATTGAAGATGGTGATTTTACAGGAAAAATGATTCTAACCCAGTGTTTTAACtgactcaggtttcagagtaacagccgtgttagtctgtattcgcaaaaagaaaaggagtacttgtggcaccttagagactaaccaatttatttgagcatgagctttcgtgagctacagctcacttcatcggatgcatccgatgaagtgagctgtagctcacgaaagcttatgttcaaataaattggttagtctctaaggtgccacaagtactccttttcttttaactgactCATGTAACCCTGGCTGCAGTTATTAGCACTGGCTCTCAACAGCCATAGAGCTGTAGCCTCTCCAAGCTTCCTGTTATTTATAACTCAGGGACATAAGAGGAGAATCTGGACTTGGTTCTGCACCCACTTGGCTTGGCATGAATTTACGGGTACTGCCCTTGGGGAGGAAAGGTCCTGCACCAAACGCGGGGCCCTGCCTGCGCTGGGCTCTGTTATAACATTTCCAATCTTTGGTGGCAGCGGTAGTAACAGCCCTTTTGTAGgcagggctccaggctgctgATGGTGTCTTAGGCACTCTGATTAGCGCAGGTCTAGATGATAAGGCAGCTGTCATCACCCAGCCCTTGCTAGCCTTGCTACCACAAGTGGAGCTGCACCACTTAGCAATGGTGGGAAAGTCTCATATACTCACCTGACTCCAGAAGCAGGGGATTTCATCACAAGAGGCACATTGGGCGAGAATTGGCAACGCTGATAGGTCTTAGAGTGCTACGTTCCCAAGTAACCGTGTGCTCTCTGTGTAACAATATCTGCTCCAGTCAGCCTCTGACAAAATACATCCCAAGCCATGAGGGCTCACTCCAAAACTTTTCAGGGCAATTTGTTGATCAGGAGGCTTATAAAGGAGGgaaagggtctctctctcttacaGACCATATGAACAGCCTCATTTGGGTGCTTAGTACTTGTGACAACTTGCTCCTCTGGAAGTGGAAGAGGAAACTGCTCTGTTTCGACTAGACTTGTTTTGAAAGCCCAAAGCAGAAGCTGGGTTTGTTCAGGCTGGGTTTGTTCAAGCTGGGTTTGTTCAGGGGCAGCAGGCTGAATGGCTTCGGTCATATTGAGAATCActtggctgccccctgctggcggtTTTTGCCCTGCTGAGAGAATGATGCTTCCTTCGAGAAATTGGCTGCATCAGAGCCCTGAGCCTTTTGCCTGCAGTGGTTGGGGGACTTCGGCTGGCTTAGGCAGTGCTGTGCTATTGAGTTGCTGAgggggcccaaaccaaaactgtCACCCCAAAACTTGGGACCCAAATTTTTCAGCTTGAGCCCATTctgtcattttgttttaaatgctccAAAATCCTCAGCTTAattaaatactttatttttagCTGGATCTCTTCTAGCTATAACCCTGTCAGGAGAGACCTGGTTACAATCAGGCTAAAAGCTgtggtgtagacaagacctaactGTGTCCCTGTAATGGGGTTGAAACCTTGGGCAGTTCAGAATCCTAACCCCATTATGGGCACGTGATTAGTCCTATGATGCTCACCCATGCTGTAACCAGGTCCCCTGACTTGGCCCGAGCCCTAATATAGATGGGGCCTCGGGGCTTAGACAAACAGCCCATTTCTGTGTCCGTGAATTGGGTGCCATGGGCAGGGGTTGGCCCTGGAGAGCGACCGCCTTGTCTATCCACGGAATGGATACAGTGTCGGAAGCAACAGTGCAAGTGTCCCTGCCTTGGAATACCAGCTGCCGGGGCAAGAGGGAAATTCGAGCTCATTGCTAGAATGGTCCCTTTCGACCTTTGGCCTTTCTACTGAGGCTGACCAATAAAGATGCCAGCTGAGGTGATGGACTTTGTACCATGGATACCTTCAGACTAGGAACGGAGGTGATGCCACCTACTCTTTTATTCTAAGCTCAgacggagggagaagaatgtcCTTGGCTCCCTTCACACAGGCCAGAGTGGTCATCCGGTGGCAATAAGCTTTCAGCCACTGCCAGCCTCGGCTAGCTGTGAACCTGGGATATAGCAGCGGAAAGCAAGCTCCAGGCTCCAGTGCCATCCAGTCCCTTGTCACAAGGAGGTCAGCTGTCATCATCAGGAAAAATACCTTGGTCAAGCCCCTGAACGTCCAGGTGTTACAGCGAGCGCTCACATCCCAGAGCAGgactaatctctctctctctcttcacctaGGCCTGTCCTCCAATGTTGTTCCCATGTACCTGGGAGAGATGTCCCCCAAAAACCTGAGAGGTGCAGTTGGGGTGATGCCCCAGCTCTTCATCACCATTGGCATCCTTGTAGCTCAGATCCTTGGTCTTACTAACATCCTTGGAAACCTTGAAGGTAAAGCCACAGTCTGAGGAGGAGGGTCTCTGACTGCTCCTCAGTGGATGAGCTCTCTCATTGGGCACCTTGTTATCTGTTTGTCTGTTGCAGGCTGGCCAGTATTATTAGGGCTAACTGGGATCCCTGCACTTCTGGAACTCCTCCTGTTGCCCTTCTTTCCTGAGAGTCCCAGGTACCTACTGATACAGAAGGGCAATGAAGAACAAGCCAGGCAAGGTACAGCCACGGCTGCTTAGCACTGCTAGCAAGAGAAGTAGGAGAAGGACCAGGGGCATGGATTTGAAACTAGGTCTCcattcataaacaaactagggaaatgcaacttaggtggagctactataaggtggttggaaaaccattcccagagagtagttctTAGTGGTttacagtcaaactggaagggcataatgagtgggtcCCACAGCATGGGTCAGGTGGttctgttccatatcttcatcaatgatttagataatgacagagAGAGGACACTTTTATAGTGTTTGTGgaggataccaagctgggaggggttgcaagagctttgaattaaaattcacaatgatctggacaaactggagaaatgctctgaagtaaaaaggatgaaattcaatacggacaaatacaaaatactccacttaggaaggaacagtcaattgcacacatacaaaatgggaaatgactgcctgggaaggagtatgggggaaagggatctgggggtcatggtggatcacaagctaaatatgagtcaacagtgtaacactgttgcaaaaaaaccaaacatcgttctgggatgtattagcagtagcgttataagcaagacacgagaagcaattcttccgctctactccgcactgataaggcctcagctggaaaactgcatccagttctgggtgccacatttcaggaaagaggtggacaaattggaaaaagtccagagaagaaaaacaaaaatgattaaaggtctagaaaacatgacctatgagggaagattgaaaaaaatttggtttatttagtctggagaagagaagactgtggGGAGACATGATACCAGTTGACAAGTACATGAAGGGTTGTTtcgaggaggaaggagaaaaattggtctcgttaacctctgaggatagggtaagaagtaatgggcttaaattgcaccaatggaggtttaggttggacgttaggaaaaacttcctaacagtcagggtagttaagcactggaataaattgcctagggaggttgtggaatctctgtcactggggatttttaagagcagattagacaaacacctgtcaggtatggtctagataatacttagtcctgccctgagtgcaggggactggactagaagatctctcgaggtccctgccagtccttCACTTCTATGATTCCCTGATATATGGGAATATGCTATGGGGAAACATCCTGAACCAAAAGTCAGGTCAGGCTGAATTAAGCTCCTGGTGCGACCCTTTTATACCTGGCAAACAGTAGGTCATTTATGCTTCCCTGTACAGCAAGTACATATAACCCCAGTTTTACGCGATTGGGCTGAAATGGGAACAGAGAGAGGATAACTGATTTGCCGAGAGTAAGAAAaatggtcagtggcagagtcaggagttCCGGCTCTCCCCAGTTCCTTGCTCTCACCACAAGAACACAAACTACTTAACTCTGATGGCAAGAAGATGGGTTGGAGCTCTCAGAACTCTCGTAAGAAACCCGAGCCTCATAATCAAGTGCAGGATAGAAGTGCTTTTTCGTGAGGGGAACTCTGGTCCCCTTCTCATTGTTCCTTTGTTGGCTCATATGGACGAAGGACCCCGTGGCCCTCTGGTCCCCCCTCCAGTCCTGTGGCTGTTGCTGGTTGCTTTATGTTTCCCACAGTGCAGAAGTGGCCAAGactgccctgctgctcctggggcatCTCAGTTCCCCCTCTAGTTTCTGTAACTccagcctcctcccccgagcTGAGATTACATGGAAACCcaacttccccttccctcctcccatccaGCTCTAAAGAGGCTGAGAGGCTGGGATGACGTGGATGATGAGATTGAAGAGATGCATCAGGAAGACCAGTCAGAAAAGTTGGAAGGTCGTCTGTCCGTGTTCAACCTCTGCACCTTCCAGGCCCTGCGGTGGCAGCTCATCTCCATCATTGTCATGATGATGGGCCAGCAGCTTTCTGGAGTTAATGCGGTAGGTGAGATAACACCCAGGAAGATCGTCGGGTGGACTAGGAGAGGACCTGAGTTCTTAGGCAAGAGTGGCACGGCAGTGTTGGCACAGGCACTAGAACCCATTCCAGATGGGCACAAAACCCCAGTCTAGATCTTGGGAAATGAGATTGGTCCCATGCCACGAAGTTTGGATCAGCATCTGACTGTTTAGGAGGGTTCTGCCCAGGGGTCTCAGGTTTGGAAGTTTATGGCGAAAGAAACCAGCCACAACAGCTGGAGCCAGATGTGGCTGTCTCCAAAGTTTGGGAGAGTTCAGATCTTGGATTTGTGTTTGGCTGCTTTTACAGCCTGGAGTTGCCCAAGTCtgagcctccccttccccccatctatGAATGGCTAAGTATAACCGCAGGTATGGTTTGATTGCAGATATTCTACTATACAGACAAAATCTTCGAGTCTGCAGGTGTGAATAAAAACGACGTGCAGTACGTCACTGTGGGGATAGGTGCAGTCAATGTGTTCATGACTTGTGTAGCGGTAAGTTTCTCCCACTGCCCTACAGGTTCTAATTCCCCCACTGCCCACTTTTAATCCCCCCATGGCCCACCTCTCTGGCCCCTTTATACCATTACCATTAACACAACTGCCCCTTCCCACATTTAGAGGAAAAGTCCCCTAGTGCTCAAGTCATACTAAACAGAGAGGCAAATTGTTTCCTTAAACTCATGCCATGTAATAGTGGGCATATGCTGGGTTACACCAATGCATGCCATTTCAACTTTCCTTGGGGAAATAGCAGGATCTACTTAGCTTCCTCACCAGGTCTTTTCTTGCTGCTCATGCTAGTGCACTCTCTGTCCTTGCAGCTGCTGTGTTACTGTAATGGATGGGTATAATGGCATCTCTGCCCTGGGAGATTGTGGATATGGTCCCATGGGCTTGGAGGCAACAGGCCTGCCCATGTGTCTATGAATCACTGATTGCTAGTGACACCCCTGATGCTAGGGTGGAGAAAAAATTCTTCAACTCAGACAGGTGATTGGGCTCTGAGAATGCATAGGCAGCCATGAGAAAAGAAAGGTGTCTTTTTTAACGGGTGCAATGAATAGGGCCTGGTACCAGGAGACCTGCGGTTCTATTCTCAGGTCTGCAAGAggctcactgtgtgactttgagcaaatcacttgactgctctgtgcctcagttttccctatctGTGAAACACTGGTAATGATGCTTATCCAcccttgtgaagtgctttgacatCTGTGGATGAAGAGCACAGTATAAATGCAGCAGTGCCCCTCATGGGAGAGAAGAGACAGGACTTGGCTGGAATCCTTCTTGAGGCTGCTGGACCCCAGCGCATCTTGTGGTTCTGTCTGCCTCCGACTGACTAGCACAGCTTGGTCTGTCCAGTGTCAGTGCACAGGGTCTCCCTAAATCCTGGCCTGGATTAGGCAGTCATGGTAGGGACTGCTGACTGCCCTACAAGTGTGCTAAGCATCTGCAGAGGGGGTTCCCCCAGCTTTCACGGTTTCTATTTTATTTCCAATCCACACGTTACTGGTGATACTGGACTTTCCCTAATGGAACAGCCCCATGGAATGTACAAAATATAAACTTCTctatatgtttgttttgtttttgttgtgattCTTTTTTTGGACCCATCCTCTAGAATTTGCTGGACAATTATCCCCCTGCTGTTGACTTCCCACAGGCTTTTATAAAAAACCCTATAGCAAGGGGATCttgttctctattaaattctagaGGCTTTTAGTAATTCCTGGAGAACCCTAGGACACTTGTATAGAACGCTGTTGGCTTCCTTGTCCTTAAATTCTAGTGGACTCTTCCCTGCAGAACTGCAAAGCGCTAGGTTCCTCTGAACACCCTGCCCCTAACAGCTAACAGCCCCCTGCCCACTTTCTCCTCTCAGGACAAAGAATGCTGGGTTCCCTTGGTGCCCCCTTTCTCACCCTCTTGTGCTGTGTCCCTCAGGTTTTCATCATTGAGTCCCTGGGGAGGAGACTTCTGCTTCTCGCTGGCTTTGGGATCTGCTGTATATCCTGTGCTATATTAACAATGGCCCTCAACCTCCAGGTATGTACCCGGATGGCTTAGGTGATAGTGTCTGTCTGCCTGTGGACCCTCTAGGGGATGTGGGCAGGGTCACTCTTTCCAGAGCTGCCGGGAGAATACGCAAGGCCTCTCAGCACAAACCACAGTGGGAAGCAGCGATCCTGCTGGGAAAGAGAAGGACTTCCATTAATTACATGGTTGGGTTAGCAGTGAGTGCACTCAGAGCTGAATTTGgttgcttctccctccctccctctaagTTCTTCAGACCGTTGCCCACGGTGTGCATCTCTGGTAGTGCCCCTTGGGTCTGCTTATAGGAAGTGAGGTTCCAGCTGAGGCTGTAAACTTAGGCCAGTTAGTGACGCTGTCTGACCCATCCCCTTCACGATCTCAGCCAGACACCCTGGGGTATACAGTGTCCCACAGTCTGCTTGCAAACGGCGCCTGACTTTGCTGGCCACTTTAGTAGAGAACTGACTGTAATTCAGTGACTGAATTCCCCACAGGCCACTGTCTCCTGGATGCAGTACCTCAGCATAGCCTGCGTCATCGCCTATATCATTGGACATGCTATCGGAGCTAGTAAGTGTGCACAGGATGGTAAAACAAAGACACAAACTTTAAACAGCAACTTGGGCTGATGCAGAGATGAGCTGGTGTGTTTCTGCTTGGCCGTGTGACTTCGCAGTCACGATACTGATCTGATTGTTACCAGCTAGGCTGCACGCATGGTCCAGGGACCAGGGCTTTCTTCCCCAGACACGCAGGCCCCTTCTCATGCCAGCTAAAGGAGGATCTCTGGGGGGTGTCTGAGTGTATCGGTAAGAGAAGGACGTGATCTTTTATTTTCAAGAGGCTCTATAAAGACACAGTCTTGCTGGTGTCTGAGACATGCCCAATAAATTTTGGAGCAAAACCCTCCTTGGAGGGTGAGTCACACCAGTTGAAACTGAATGGTGCTTTCTTGCATTTATATGCTCCATGTGGAGCAAAAGGCAGCTGTCCcctaagagccaaattctgacctGGCTGTGCCATGAAGTGGGTGGGTGCAGCATGTGCATGGTTGTGGAGGCTTTGTCCTGGATCTGCACCTCCTGACAGATGTGCTGCCCCACTACAGCAGAGGTGCTCTGCATTCGTTCGCGGGAGAAGCCCTGCGGAGCGATTCCCAACACTGCAGTATACTGTCTTTTAAGCTCCTGCAAGGGTTTCGCTCGCTAGTGGAAACTGCCATCCCCCCGACTCTTTCCTCATCTATGTACATGGTGGGACTGGCTCAGGAATGCCGGCTGCAGACAGGAGACTCTCAGTGCAGAGTGACCGAGTTTCTGTAGCCGTGTGTTTGTGAGTGAGCTGCGAGATCTTTTCTTCCCTATGTCTAACTTATCTCTGCCTTGGCTGTAAACACTTACTAGTTTCTCAGCCAGGGAATGATTGCCCAGCCCTTTCCCCGTTTTCTTTTGATCCGGATGTAATTTGATAAATCAATGGGTTATTCAGGGCtgcacggggcggggggaggagagagagcaaaaTCTGAAACGAGGCACTCCTCCGCCCCTGAAACTTAGGCTGCAGGTGGGTCAGGAGTTGGAGAATGAGCCTGGCCCACACTCACCTTGCAGCAGCGGctcctgggcccagctccccgctcCAGGCATTCCGGCCTAGCACGCAAAGTTGCAGGGCCACTCCGGTTTGTCCCAGCCGCCCCTCTGATGGGACAGGGAGATGGCCAGGCCAAGTCtgagtgagtggtgttgtgacctggtGGACTGGCTCAGCACCCtcagcagctgggccaaacctgattGGAGCTGCCACCCCATGCGCCACATCACAAACACCTTCAAATTCCACAGGTTTGGGGGTCCTCTCAAACAGGGGGGCTGGGGaaaactgccccttttgcccccctctGCCAATTATGGGTGGCAGTGGGCTTCTTATCTTAGATTGCCATTGAGGGAGCTttgaccccccctgcccccaccaggaATTTCCCCAGTGGTCAGTTTCTTTCGCAGAGACAGCAGCAACTGTTATGACAGCCAGCTGTCCTCAAGGAAGCCAGTTTGCCCCATCAGAGATCTCCGGTGCGAGGGTGTGCCCACCCTGCAGTCCAAAGAGCGATTGCTGTCTGTGTTAACATGCGTGAGCCCGGCTGTGCATATAGGGACTTTCTCAAGGGAGAGGCAGGTTGTTGCTGGATACCAGTTTGAGATTGACACAGGCACATGGTGACGTGTTGGAAGAAGTCAGGCCTTCTGGGGAAGGGCGGGTCCTTAGGTAAGATAGATACGAGAGCAGGCTCTTTCtcgttttaaaatccttttcatCTTCCTCGGTGTACCCACTGTGAGGACAAACAGTttggtttaagaaggctgttggATCACTGGATAACACGGGTTACAGGCTCCCAGAGCCCTGTCACACCTGCTGGGTAGGCTCCGTGGATACGCAGGGGGCTGTAATCCAGGGTCCAGTCTAGCAGTGGGAGAATTGCCGGAATTCCGCCCTAGGAAAGGTAAAGGCAGGAGGCCTGACAGCTGAGGAGTGCGCTCAGAGACGAGcgggggacagaggtgcagctagcctcAGGACCACGACAATGGCTAGTTACAGTCATTCCATTCTGCTTTTTCCATTTCTTCCTGTAGCTAGTTTATCCAGGGACTTGTAAACACGAGTGCCTTAGAAACCATCGCCTTCTATTGTACATTCAGTCCCGCACCTTCTAAGGATTTGGGCGAGGGAAATGCCTCTTAAAATGTTCAGACTCTTCTTTCTCTTCAAGGTCCAATCCCCTCTGTGATGATAACTGAAATGTTCCTGCAGTCATCCCGGCCTGCGGCCTTCATGGTGGGTGGATCTGTGCATTGGCTCTGCAACTTCACGGTTGGGCTCGTCTTCCTTTACATGGTGGTGAGTGCGGAGCGATCTCCAGAGTCTCATGGGGGTTTGTCACCTGAGGTTAGAAGCACCCTCCTGCCCAGGGGGGATGGTCTTAAAGGGGAACACTAGCCCTTTTTTACTCTTAACACTTCAAAGTCCCCAGTTAGTCCCAGAATGCATGTGTGGAGGATTAACTATAAAGGGCCAGaacctcatctggtgtaaatcagcattgctttattgacttcaatgtctgctgaggatctggcccccagtATATCTTCGTTCCTCGTTCGGGCCCTTGCCTAGTGCTGAATTGAAAGTTTACAAAAATCTTCCAGAGGAGTCCGTGGTGGGGAGTAGATGTTTCAAGGGAAATTAAAGATATTTATagtctttcacctctaggtcactggttcaaagcCAGCCCAAGTCAGCAGTGACCCAAGCTATTGATATCTGACAACTGC includes:
- the LOC142000871 gene encoding solute carrier family 2, facilitated glucose transporter member 5-like; protein product: MKLTKETRERSDTCRGRKGKMTLLLAGVTLVSTFGSSFQYGYNVSVINAPAGFMQEFYNQTYFDRKGVPMDSSFQMLLWSLTVSMFPLGGFFGSLMVGPLVNQCGRKGTLLINNIFSIVPAILMGTSKVAKTFEVIILSRIIVGICAGLSSNVVPMYLGEMSPKNLRGAVGVMPQLFITIGILVAQILGLTNILGNLEGWPVLLGLTGIPALLELLLLPFFPESPRYLLIQKGNEEQARQALKRLRGWDDVDDEIEEMHQEDQSEKLEGRLSVFNLCTFQALRWQLISIIVMMMGQQLSGVNAIFYYTDKIFESAGVNKNDVQYVTVGIGAVNVFMTCVAVFIIESLGRRLLLLAGFGICCISCAILTMALNLQATVSWMQYLSIACVIAYIIGHAIGASPIPSVMITEMFLQSSRPAAFMVGGSVHWLCNFTVGLVFLYMVEGLGAYCFLVFCAICLVTVIYIFIIVPETKGKTFMEINQSMAKRNKVEIQMDKQKLNDFHPASETLKKKEEAYSANVL